Proteins encoded in a region of the Shewanella polaris genome:
- a CDS encoding abortive infection system antitoxin AbiGi family protein, translated as MSKDKSLYPEILFHFCNKDGMFGILKSTFRVSYAREKIIGQERSREIGVPMVSFCDLKLSEVSSHMSKYGHYGIGLTKEWANKNGLNPVLYISQYSPFTDGLIQGLDGIHAHRRKLEQSSDSNELSTDYMNIFNTYRYVKNYEAPLHRKNHEKIEKYRFADEREWRYVPPLNTEGLAPFVPITTIKTEKQKAELNESIRHIGLQFEPEDIRYLVVERDQEIAELINHLELVKERFSWETLERLKSRILTAEQINVDI; from the coding sequence ATGAGTAAAGATAAGAGTTTATACCCAGAAATATTGTTCCATTTTTGTAATAAAGACGGAATGTTTGGAATACTGAAAAGCACATTTAGAGTATCTTACGCGCGAGAGAAGATCATCGGTCAAGAGCGTTCTCGTGAAATTGGCGTTCCGATGGTTTCTTTTTGTGATTTGAAGTTATCGGAAGTAAGTTCTCATATGAGTAAATATGGTCACTATGGAATAGGTTTGACGAAAGAATGGGCTAATAAAAATGGTCTTAACCCCGTATTATATATCAGCCAATACTCCCCTTTTACTGATGGGCTTATTCAAGGGTTAGACGGTATTCACGCTCATCGTCGAAAACTAGAACAAAGTAGCGATTCTAATGAACTGTCGACTGACTATATGAATATCTTTAATACTTATCGGTATGTAAAAAACTACGAAGCCCCACTTCACAGGAAGAACCATGAGAAAATTGAGAAGTATCGATTTGCAGATGAACGTGAATGGAGGTATGTGCCACCCTTGAATACCGAAGGGCTAGCCCCGTTTGTGCCGATCACTACGATAAAAACAGAAAAACAAAAAGCAGAATTAAATGAGTCTATTCGTCATATAGGCCTTCAATTTGAACCTGAAGATATTCGCTATCTAGTGGTTGAACGAGATCAAGAAATAGCAGAGCTCATAAATCATTTAGAGCTTGTAAAAGAACGTTTTAGTTGGGAAACCCTCGAACGATTAAAAAGCCGTATATTAACGGCTGAACAAATCAATGTAGATATATAA
- a CDS encoding substrate-binding domain-containing protein, producing the protein MVRSLVLLAAFSLLIIPSVYGKELKLAVVPKFNSVFFDQSKAGCIDAAAQIKGVECIYRGPDISNVRMQDQVINQLIDEGIDGIAVAVTQSKYLVQNSLKRAKEAGIPIITYDSDIDASINEDPNSLRLAYIGTDNFELGKSLGEELKKLRPNGGTLIMQSGRPDSPNLNLRLMGVRSALSGKKYNEPPGELLNNDLGWTEVREPFFNFDQLAQSVNQMESVMKGKPVKADSFIAVGGWPQNDQALYRKMIAPYQAKINNNKVIIIITDTSSEQLTMLEDHLVHINIGQAPYEMGRQAILTLYKIVTDQKYDKTIYTPITFCTPENVDTCTKTKVSGL; encoded by the coding sequence GTGGTGAGATCACTTGTATTGCTTGCGGCCTTTAGTCTACTAATCATACCTTCTGTCTATGGAAAAGAATTGAAACTTGCCGTGGTACCTAAATTTAATAGTGTTTTTTTTGATCAAAGCAAGGCTGGCTGTATAGATGCTGCTGCTCAAATAAAAGGCGTGGAATGCATATATCGGGGACCAGATATAAGTAATGTCAGGATGCAAGATCAGGTAATAAATCAACTGATTGATGAAGGTATAGATGGTATCGCTGTAGCCGTTACACAATCTAAATATCTCGTTCAAAATAGTCTTAAGAGAGCTAAAGAAGCCGGTATCCCGATTATTACCTATGACTCTGATATTGATGCTTCAATCAACGAAGACCCTAATAGTTTACGCCTAGCCTATATAGGCACTGACAATTTTGAATTGGGTAAGTCATTAGGTGAAGAGTTAAAAAAACTTCGGCCCAATGGGGGAACGCTAATCATGCAATCTGGGCGACCAGATTCTCCTAATCTGAATTTAAGACTGATGGGGGTCCGTTCCGCATTATCGGGAAAAAAATACAATGAACCTCCTGGAGAATTGCTTAATAACGATTTGGGATGGACTGAAGTTAGAGAGCCTTTCTTTAATTTTGATCAACTAGCTCAATCTGTTAATCAAATGGAGTCTGTAATGAAAGGTAAGCCTGTAAAAGCAGACTCTTTTATTGCTGTTGGTGGTTGGCCGCAAAATGACCAAGCACTTTACCGTAAAATGATTGCCCCGTACCAGGCAAAAATTAATAACAACAAGGTCATCATTATTATTACGGATACATCCTCTGAACAATTAACGATGTTGGAAGATCATCTTGTTCATATCAATATTGGTCAAGCCCCATATGAAATGGGAAGACAAGCCATTTTGACACTGTATAAAATTGTAACAGACCAAAAATATGACAAAACAATTTACACACCTATCACATTTTGCACACCAGAGAACGTTGATACATGTACCAAGACCAAGGTTTCGGGATTGTAA
- a CDS encoding zinc-binding dehydrogenase, whose translation MTDTNIQLTSTISEDNKLTLALKNIDIPQPGADEVVIRIEAAPLNPSDLAVLFSAADMSTAKQSGTEQSPVITADVPAKFMPAVKTRVGKAIPVGNEGAGTVVATGSSPAAKALMGKTVAVIGGGTYRQYLCANVQSCLELKQGTTAKEGASSFVNPLTALAMVETMRAEGHKAIIHAAAASNLGQMLNRICIADGVDLINIVRKAEQETLLRDMGAKYVVNSSSDTFLADLTAAIIETGATIAFDPIGGGKLTSDILNCMEVAAARDMKEHSVYGSDTFKQAYIYGALDRGPITLNRNFGFAWGVNGFLLFNALGKLGTKTVMAMRKRVADEITTTFASHYTHEVSLAEVLQLKSMAGYSKQATGEKYLITPQK comes from the coding sequence ATGACAGATACTAATATCCAACTAACTTCGACCATCAGCGAAGACAATAAATTAACACTCGCGTTAAAAAACATCGACATACCACAACCTGGTGCCGATGAAGTGGTTATTCGCATTGAAGCAGCACCATTAAATCCGTCTGATTTAGCGGTTCTGTTCAGCGCTGCTGATATGTCAACTGCGAAACAATCAGGCACTGAACAAAGCCCCGTCATTACAGCTGATGTTCCAGCTAAGTTTATGCCAGCGGTTAAAACCCGTGTGGGTAAAGCCATTCCTGTTGGTAATGAAGGTGCAGGAACCGTTGTCGCAACAGGCTCATCGCCTGCGGCAAAAGCACTTATGGGCAAAACCGTTGCTGTGATTGGCGGTGGAACGTATCGTCAATACCTCTGTGCCAATGTGCAAAGCTGCCTAGAATTAAAGCAAGGCACTACAGCTAAAGAAGGCGCATCTTCATTTGTTAATCCACTCACCGCTTTAGCAATGGTTGAAACAATGCGTGCTGAAGGTCATAAAGCCATTATTCATGCGGCGGCGGCATCTAACCTTGGCCAAATGTTAAACCGTATTTGTATTGCCGATGGTGTCGATTTAATTAACATCGTCCGTAAAGCGGAACAAGAAACACTACTACGTGATATGGGCGCTAAATATGTTGTTAACTCAAGCAGTGATACTTTTCTTGCTGACTTAACCGCGGCGATTATTGAAACAGGTGCAACGATTGCGTTTGACCCTATTGGCGGCGGTAAATTAACCAGTGACATTCTTAACTGTATGGAAGTGGCTGCAGCGCGTGATATGAAAGAACACAGCGTTTATGGCTCCGACACTTTCAAGCAAGCTTATATTTATGGCGCATTAGATCGTGGCCCTATTACCCTAAATCGTAACTTTGGTTTTGCATGGGGTGTTAATGGCTTCTTATTATTCAATGCGCTCGGTAAATTAGGCACTAAAACAGTTATGGCGATGCGTAAACGTGTTGCAGATGAAATCACCACCACGTTTGCAAGCCACTACACCCATGAAGTGTCATTGGCTGAGGTATTACAATTAAAATCAATGGCGGGTTATTCTAAACAAGCTACTGGTGAGAAGTATTTAATTACACCGCAAAAGTAA
- a CDS encoding glutathione S-transferase family protein, giving the protein MITLHGFAASNYYNLVKHVLLYKQLPFQEHLIYGGSDELLKVSPAGKVPAITTAEGLNISESSVICDFIEETYPAIPLYPENAGERAVVRQIMKMAELYFELPSRRLIPYAFSGTEVPESVKAEVRQVLTRGITGLSRLCQFSPWIAGERFTMADIYVYYVNTIVSAFGSSQLDWDVLAEIPGMKQWNESMSQSVIAKKVEADRLANMPEFMQKVKAQIQAAKAT; this is encoded by the coding sequence ATGATTACTTTGCACGGTTTTGCTGCTAGCAACTATTACAACCTAGTGAAACATGTACTTCTATATAAACAACTGCCATTTCAAGAACACCTTATTTACGGTGGTAGTGACGAGTTACTAAAAGTCAGTCCTGCTGGCAAAGTACCTGCCATAACAACGGCTGAAGGACTGAATATTTCAGAGTCGAGTGTCATTTGTGACTTTATCGAAGAAACTTACCCTGCAATACCGCTATACCCAGAAAATGCTGGTGAGCGTGCAGTTGTGCGTCAAATTATGAAAATGGCAGAGCTTTATTTCGAACTGCCAAGCAGACGACTTATACCTTATGCATTTTCAGGCACTGAAGTTCCAGAATCGGTTAAAGCTGAAGTACGCCAGGTATTAACTCGTGGCATTACCGGCTTAAGTCGTTTGTGTCAGTTTTCACCTTGGATAGCAGGTGAACGATTCACCATGGCTGACATTTACGTTTATTATGTCAACACCATTGTCAGCGCGTTTGGCTCTAGCCAACTGGACTGGGATGTACTGGCAGAAATACCCGGAATGAAACAGTGGAACGAGTCCATGAGCCAATCTGTTATTGCCAAAAAAGTGGAGGCAGATCGCTTAGCAAACATGCCAGAGTTTATGCAAAAAGTGAAAGCTCAAATCCAAGCGGCGAAAGCTACATAA
- a CDS encoding LysR family transcriptional regulator: MDQLRAMRYFSKVVETGSFTKAASVFNVPPSSLSRRVADLEKSLGATLLKRSTRIVKLTEVGQIYYNDVQQILNQLAQSNETVRSYQTTPMGRLRISSMVGFGEKILLPLLHEFSELYPQIVLDVSLSDELSTLGRDDVDIAIRGGYAPNERVLAIRLMDNGFIPVASPSYIEKHGIPNNAMELTQHNGLYFKAPTGPTPWLCHMNGQWHDVSGPAVAISNNGPWLAKKACDGEGILMSTRWALASYLESGKLVELKFEHELAITQHSDMAVYLLYQKQRYLVPKVKAAVDFLVERIKVK, encoded by the coding sequence TTGGATCAACTACGTGCAATGCGGTATTTCAGTAAAGTGGTCGAAACGGGCAGTTTTACCAAAGCGGCGAGTGTGTTTAATGTACCACCATCATCGCTGTCGAGACGCGTTGCTGATTTAGAAAAGAGTTTGGGGGCGACCTTGTTAAAGCGTTCGACCCGAATCGTTAAACTAACCGAAGTAGGGCAAATTTATTATAACGATGTACAGCAAATATTGAATCAACTAGCGCAAAGCAATGAGACGGTTCGTAGTTACCAAACAACGCCAATGGGACGTTTGCGGATAAGTTCGATGGTGGGTTTTGGCGAAAAGATATTACTGCCATTGTTACATGAATTCAGTGAGTTATATCCTCAAATTGTTTTAGATGTCAGTTTAAGCGACGAGTTATCAACACTTGGACGTGACGATGTCGATATTGCTATTCGCGGTGGTTACGCGCCAAATGAACGCGTGTTAGCGATAAGATTAATGGACAATGGTTTCATTCCTGTGGCATCACCAAGTTACATAGAAAAACACGGTATTCCAAATAATGCGATGGAATTAACGCAACATAATGGCCTGTATTTTAAAGCGCCAACAGGGCCAACGCCTTGGTTATGTCATATGAACGGTCAATGGCATGATGTTTCAGGTCCCGCTGTGGCTATTTCAAATAATGGCCCTTGGTTGGCGAAAAAGGCTTGTGACGGTGAAGGCATTTTAATGTCAACTCGATGGGCATTAGCGTCTTACCTTGAGTCTGGAAAATTGGTAGAACTTAAGTTTGAGCACGAGTTAGCTATCACTCAACATTCTGATATGGCCGTTTATTTGTTGTATCAAAAACAACGCTATTTAGTGCCAAAAGTAAAAGCGGCAGTCGATTTTTTAGTTGAAAGAATAAAAGTGAAATGA
- the aguA gene encoding agmatine deiminase, producing the protein MTNMNVDATQLTTKPSQDGFCMPAEWVPQQAVWMIWPYRPDNWRSAGAYAQATFAKVADAIGAVTPVYMGVPKEFLAQAKTVMPSHVTLVEIDSNDCWARDTGPTVVVNAKGECRGVDWGFNAWGGNNGGLYFPWDKDEQVAQQMLTQHGFERYQAPLILEGGSIHVDGEGTCMTTAECLLNSNRNPDLTREQIEALLAEYLNVKQFIWLPEGVYMDETDGHIDNICCFARPGEVVLHWTDDQTDPQYPRSKAALDILQNTVDAQGRKLKVHLLPQPGPLYCTEEEAQGVVEGTGVPRTAGERLAGSYANFLITNNRIVFPLLDPATDDIATQKLQEIFPEYEIVGVPAREILLGGGNIHCITQQIPSGK; encoded by the coding sequence ATGACAAACATGAATGTGGATGCCACGCAGTTAACGACTAAACCATCCCAAGATGGTTTTTGCATGCCAGCCGAATGGGTCCCGCAGCAAGCTGTGTGGATGATTTGGCCATATCGTCCTGATAACTGGCGCTCTGCTGGGGCTTATGCTCAGGCGACGTTTGCTAAAGTGGCAGATGCCATTGGTGCTGTTACCCCTGTTTATATGGGGGTACCCAAGGAGTTTTTGGCACAAGCCAAGACGGTCATGCCTTCTCACGTTACCTTAGTCGAAATAGATAGCAATGATTGCTGGGCTCGCGATACCGGGCCTACAGTTGTGGTGAATGCCAAGGGCGAATGCCGTGGTGTTGATTGGGGCTTTAATGCCTGGGGTGGCAATAACGGTGGTTTGTACTTTCCATGGGATAAGGACGAACAAGTCGCACAACAAATGCTGACCCAGCATGGATTTGAGCGTTATCAGGCTCCGCTTATTCTTGAAGGTGGTTCTATTCATGTCGACGGTGAAGGCACCTGCATGACCACGGCTGAATGTTTGCTTAACAGTAACCGCAATCCAGATTTAACTCGTGAACAGATAGAAGCATTACTGGCTGAATATTTAAATGTTAAGCAGTTTATCTGGTTACCAGAAGGCGTGTACATGGATGAGACTGACGGACATATTGATAATATATGCTGTTTTGCTCGCCCAGGCGAAGTGGTTTTACACTGGACTGATGATCAAACCGATCCGCAGTATCCTCGTTCAAAAGCCGCTTTGGATATTTTGCAAAATACTGTTGATGCACAGGGGCGTAAGTTAAAAGTCCATTTACTACCACAGCCTGGTCCTTTGTATTGCACAGAAGAAGAAGCGCAAGGCGTAGTAGAGGGGACTGGTGTTCCACGCACGGCGGGCGAGCGTTTAGCGGGTTCTTATGCGAACTTTTTAATTACCAACAATCGTATTGTTTTTCCGTTACTCGACCCCGCAACTGATGATATTGCAACGCAGAAATTGCAAGAGATTTTTCCCGAGTATGAGATTGTCGGTGTGCCTGCCCGTGAGATCCTATTAGGTGGTGGTAATATCCATTGTATTACCCAACAGATCCCCTCTGGAAAATAA
- a CDS encoding amidase produces the protein MFEVTEVPIAELRTALESGRTTAVELVKSYLTRIDAYDGPATQTKLNALVVRNPDALKEAEASDARRARGETLSPLDGVPYTVKDSYLVKGLTAASGSPAFKDLVAQYDAFAVERLRDAGAICLGKTNMPPMANGGMQRGHYGRAESPYNANYLTAPFASGSSNGAGTGTAASYSAFGLAEETWSSGRGPASNNGLCAYTPSRGVISVRGNWPLTPTMDVVVPYTRTMADMLEVLDVIVADDPITRGDLWRLQPWVEIPKASTVRPKSYLDLAAQADTLKGKRFGVPRMYINKDELAGTSENPGIGGPTGQRIHTRASVIDLWEAARSALESAGAEVIEVDFPLVSNCEGDRPGAPTVFNRGMVTPEFLDDELWALSGWALDEFLRANNDPKLNKLEDVNGHLIFPHDLGTLPNREGDLAAGMDEYVNMAKRGLKSYNQIDSIPDGLRGLEKTRKLDLEDWMDELKLDAVLFPTMADVGPADAQVNPASADIAWSNGVWVANGNLAIRHLGVPTVTVPMGVMADIGMPVGLTFAGRAYDDNDLLRFAGAFEATGSKRVIPPRTPVLSNK, from the coding sequence ATGTTCGAAGTCACTGAGGTTCCCATTGCCGAGCTGCGTACAGCTCTCGAATCCGGTCGCACCACAGCAGTTGAACTGGTGAAGTCTTATCTAACACGGATTGATGCTTACGACGGCCCAGCGACACAGACCAAGCTGAATGCGCTAGTGGTTCGCAACCCAGATGCGTTAAAGGAAGCGGAAGCTTCTGATGCACGCCGAGCTCGTGGTGAAACACTGAGTCCACTGGACGGTGTTCCCTATACAGTCAAAGACAGCTACCTAGTTAAGGGGCTTACTGCGGCTTCTGGTAGCCCAGCGTTTAAGGACTTGGTTGCTCAATACGATGCCTTTGCCGTCGAACGTCTGCGCGATGCAGGTGCTATTTGTTTGGGTAAAACCAATATGCCACCTATGGCTAATGGTGGTATGCAGCGCGGTCACTACGGTCGCGCCGAAAGCCCATACAATGCTAATTATCTTACCGCTCCGTTCGCCTCTGGTTCTTCAAATGGTGCAGGTACTGGTACCGCTGCAAGTTATTCTGCTTTTGGTCTAGCTGAAGAGACATGGTCGAGCGGTCGTGGGCCAGCATCTAACAACGGTTTGTGTGCTTATACTCCATCACGTGGGGTGATTTCTGTGCGTGGTAACTGGCCGTTGACACCGACTATGGATGTTGTGGTGCCTTATACTCGTACTATGGCAGATATGCTTGAAGTGCTGGACGTTATCGTTGCAGACGACCCTATTACTCGTGGTGATTTATGGCGTCTACAACCTTGGGTTGAAATCCCAAAAGCATCAACCGTCCGTCCAAAATCTTATCTGGATCTTGCTGCTCAAGCCGACACGCTTAAAGGTAAGCGTTTTGGCGTACCGCGCATGTACATCAATAAAGATGAATTGGCTGGCACCAGCGAAAACCCTGGCATTGGCGGCCCGACTGGCCAGCGCATCCATACTCGTGCGTCTGTTATCGATTTATGGGAAGCTGCACGCTCAGCGCTGGAATCTGCCGGAGCTGAAGTCATTGAAGTGGACTTTCCGCTGGTTTCTAACTGTGAAGGTGATCGCCCTGGTGCGCCGACTGTGTTCAATCGTGGCATGGTCACCCCTGAGTTTCTCGACGATGAGCTATGGGCGCTATCGGGTTGGGCTTTAGATGAATTCTTGCGTGCTAATAATGATCCTAAATTGAACAAACTGGAAGACGTCAACGGCCATTTGATTTTCCCACATGATCTTGGCACCTTGCCTAACCGTGAGGGTGACCTCGCCGCAGGCATGGATGAATACGTCAACATGGCCAAAAGAGGCCTTAAGTCGTATAACCAAATCGACAGCATACCGGATGGGCTGCGTGGCTTAGAGAAGACACGCAAGTTGGATCTTGAAGATTGGATGGACGAACTCAAACTTGATGCTGTGTTGTTCCCAACTATGGCTGATGTAGGCCCAGCAGATGCACAGGTTAATCCAGCTTCTGCGGACATTGCGTGGAGTAATGGTGTGTGGGTTGCCAACGGTAACCTTGCTATTCGCCACTTAGGTGTACCGACAGTGACTGTGCCAATGGGCGTAATGGCCGACATTGGCATGCCAGTAGGTTTGACTTTTGCAGGTCGTGCTTATGATGACAATGATTTGCTTCGTTTTGCGGGGGCATTTGAGGCGACTGGCAGCAAGCGCGTTATTCCTCCACGTACGCCAGTGCTAAGCAATAAGTAA
- a CDS encoding AMP-binding protein — protein MMAIMTNDKPWLKQYPEDVPTKIDSSMYNNINDLFKESFSAHAKKAAYINMGHSLSYQDLESKSNAFAAYLQSELKMKKGERIALMMPNLLQYPITILGALKAGLIIVNVNPLYTPRELKHQLRDSGSSAIVAVTNFGNNLQQILHETNIKHVILTKIGDELAIHKRTLVNFLIKHVKKIVPKYHIPDAISLRRALTEGKKLPFIDPQITVDDLAYLQYTGGTTGPSKGAMLTHSNIISNVLQVHAHFSPRTLYDKEYAVTPLPLYHIFANSVSMMFMLFLGATNLLITNPRDIDGFVADLSKYPFTMVFGLNTLFNGLNNHAGFQKLDFSHARFTIAGGMPTQKHIADRWQELTGMPVIEGYGLTECSPVVAAGTHQQQSFISSIGVPLPSTELRIVNEKNEPLGPNQIGEIQIRGPQVMKGYWQQEAETNIVMHPGGWLSSGDIGRMDDDGIFYIEDRKKDMILVSGFNVFPTEIEEVATLHPHIIEAAAIGIPDDATGEKVKLFIVRKGNVTVDEIKKHCRKYLTGYKNPRIIEFRDELPKSNVGKILRRELRDS, from the coding sequence ATGATGGCTATAATGACAAATGATAAACCGTGGTTAAAACAATATCCTGAGGATGTGCCCACAAAAATAGACTCAAGTATGTATAATAATATCAATGATTTATTTAAAGAGTCTTTTAGTGCGCATGCTAAAAAAGCAGCATATATTAATATGGGACATAGCTTATCCTACCAAGATCTCGAAAGTAAAAGTAACGCTTTTGCTGCTTATCTACAATCTGAACTAAAAATGAAAAAAGGTGAGCGAATCGCCTTGATGATGCCTAATTTATTGCAATATCCCATTACTATTTTAGGAGCATTAAAAGCAGGACTCATTATTGTCAATGTTAATCCACTTTATACCCCTCGAGAGCTAAAACATCAATTAAGAGATTCGGGGTCCAGTGCTATTGTTGCCGTAACAAATTTTGGTAATAACCTTCAGCAAATACTGCATGAGACTAATATTAAGCATGTTATTTTAACCAAAATCGGCGATGAGTTAGCGATTCATAAGCGTACATTGGTTAACTTTCTTATCAAACATGTCAAAAAAATAGTGCCTAAATATCATATTCCCGACGCTATTTCATTGCGTAGAGCGTTAACCGAAGGCAAGAAACTTCCCTTTATTGATCCCCAAATAACAGTAGATGATTTAGCATACCTCCAATATACAGGTGGAACGACGGGTCCTTCGAAAGGGGCAATGCTTACTCATAGTAATATTATTTCTAACGTTCTACAGGTTCATGCTCATTTTAGCCCAAGAACCTTATATGATAAGGAATATGCAGTAACCCCACTTCCGCTTTATCATATTTTTGCTAACTCAGTGAGTATGATGTTTATGCTCTTTCTCGGTGCAACGAATTTACTCATTACCAACCCAAGAGATATAGACGGTTTCGTAGCAGATTTAAGTAAATATCCATTCACAATGGTTTTTGGTTTAAATACACTTTTTAATGGTCTAAACAATCATGCTGGTTTTCAAAAATTAGATTTTAGTCACGCTCGTTTTACTATTGCAGGTGGAATGCCGACGCAGAAACATATTGCTGATCGTTGGCAAGAGCTCACTGGAATGCCAGTAATAGAAGGTTATGGCTTAACTGAATGTTCCCCAGTGGTCGCTGCAGGTACTCATCAACAACAATCATTTATTTCTTCAATTGGTGTCCCTTTACCCAGCACTGAACTCCGTATCGTTAATGAAAAAAATGAACCTTTAGGTCCCAACCAAATTGGTGAAATCCAAATTAGAGGGCCCCAAGTGATGAAAGGCTATTGGCAACAAGAAGCCGAAACCAATATTGTAATGCATCCAGGAGGTTGGTTAAGCTCTGGCGATATTGGAAGAATGGATGACGATGGGATTTTTTATATTGAAGACCGTAAAAAAGATATGATTCTAGTTTCGGGATTTAATGTTTTTCCAACTGAAATTGAAGAAGTTGCAACACTTCACCCTCACATCATCGAAGCTGCGGCCATTGGCATTCCTGATGACGCTACAGGAGAAAAAGTTAAATTATTTATTGTACGCAAAGGTAATGTGACCGTTGATGAAATAAAAAAACATTGTAGAAAATATCTTACCGGTTATAAAAACCCAAGGATAATCGAATTTAGAGATGAATTGCCAAAATCAAATGTAGGAAAGATCTTACGTCGAGAATTGCGAGATTCATAA
- a CDS encoding class I SAM-dependent methyltransferase: protein MTNRKIVNTNLDVEHLNKQEQHWESIFSGKPNMFGEFPSDAAVKAVEIFKKEGKTNVLEIGGGQGRDTMFFAENGICVQVLDYCQSGVHAITKKAENNALSQLVTARCHDIRNPLPYENDSFDACFSHMLYCMALTTNELEFLSSEIKRVLKPSGLNIYTVRHTGDSDYGTGTCIGEDMYEVGGFIVHFFSKEKVTQLAKGYKLVSVDEFEEGSLPRKLFRVTLRK, encoded by the coding sequence GTGACAAATAGAAAAATTGTAAACACGAATTTGGATGTAGAACATCTAAACAAGCAAGAACAACACTGGGAAAGTATATTTTCCGGTAAACCCAATATGTTTGGAGAATTCCCAAGTGATGCGGCTGTAAAAGCTGTAGAAATATTTAAAAAAGAAGGTAAAACTAATGTCCTTGAAATTGGCGGTGGTCAGGGGCGAGATACCATGTTCTTTGCCGAAAATGGTATTTGTGTTCAGGTGCTAGATTATTGCCAGTCAGGTGTGCATGCTATAACAAAAAAAGCAGAAAATAATGCGCTTTCTCAACTGGTCACCGCGAGATGTCATGATATTAGAAATCCACTTCCTTATGAAAATGACTCATTTGATGCTTGTTTTTCCCATATGCTTTATTGCATGGCATTAACTACCAATGAGCTTGAGTTTCTCTCAAGCGAGATAAAACGAGTGTTAAAGCCGAGCGGGCTTAACATATACACAGTAAGGCATACTGGAGATTCTGATTATGGAACAGGAACCTGTATAGGAGAGGATATGTATGAAGTTGGCGGCTTTATTGTACATTTTTTCTCAAAAGAAAAGGTAACACAATTAGCTAAAGGGTATAAATTGGTTTCCGTTGATGAATTCGAAGAAGGTTCGTTACCAAGAAAGTTATTTCGTGTAACGTTGAGGAAGTAA
- a CDS encoding LysR substrate-binding domain-containing protein → MNYAAVSSQIELVKNENLIDLLEQRTDIAIRIGELKDSTLTASPLGLSQIRILASPDYLAKHGTPTTVEDLTQHQLLGFSSLEKLNHWPIYDAFNNLLHIQTNIKADSGETLRQLALCGTGIVCLSDFTQQDIKVGPLVQLFTTTTLKIEQPINIVYYRNKELSKRVSSFIELMKQAVKS, encoded by the coding sequence TTGAACTATGCTGCCGTAAGCTCACAAATTGAGTTAGTAAAAAATGAAAATCTCATCGATTTATTAGAGCAGCGAACCGATATTGCCATTCGAATAGGTGAACTTAAAGACTCGACGTTAACAGCATCTCCACTGGGGTTAAGTCAAATTAGGATCTTAGCTAGCCCTGACTACTTAGCTAAACACGGTACACCAACAACCGTCGAAGATTTAACGCAACATCAGTTATTAGGTTTCAGCTCGTTAGAAAAGTTAAATCATTGGCCGATTTACGATGCATTTAATAACCTGTTGCATATTCAAACCAATATTAAAGCCGACAGTGGAGAAACCTTAAGGCAACTCGCGTTGTGCGGTACGGGAATTGTGTGCTTATCAGACTTTACACAACAAGATATTAAAGTAGGACCCTTGGTGCAGTTATTCACGACTACTACACTCAAAATTGAACAACCTATAAATATTGTTTATTACCGAAATAAAGAGCTGTCAAAGAGGGTCAGCTCGTTTATTGAGCTCATGAAACAAGCGGTCAAATCCTAA
- a CDS encoding NAD(P)H-dependent oxidoreductase: MGAPWIVKKYIDEVFTIGHGRLYQSDGRTRKNAEHKYGSDGLIQGKQYMLSVTWNAPAEAFTDPNQFFEGVGVDGVYLAMHKAHQFLGMSQLETFMSNDVIKNPDIESDTSRYKAHLTRLFAS; this comes from the coding sequence ATGGGCGCACCGTGGATTGTTAAAAAATATATTGATGAAGTATTTACCATTGGCCATGGTCGTCTGTATCAAAGTGACGGACGCACCCGTAAAAATGCCGAGCACAAATATGGCTCTGATGGGCTAATACAAGGCAAACAATACATGCTTAGCGTTACGTGGAACGCGCCTGCAGAAGCCTTTACCGATCCGAACCAGTTCTTTGAAGGTGTTGGTGTTGATGGGGTTTATTTGGCTATGCATAAAGCGCATCAGTTTTTAGGTATGTCACAACTTGAAACCTTTATGAGTAATGATGTGATTAAGAATCCAGATATTGAAAGCGATACGAGCCGTTATAAAGCTCATTTAACTCGCTTATTTGCTTCGTAA